In Hemicordylus capensis ecotype Gifberg chromosome 3, rHemCap1.1.pri, whole genome shotgun sequence, one DNA window encodes the following:
- the LOC128352189 gene encoding uncharacterized protein LOC128352189 isoform X3, producing MPKLKGKTKTKPNSDIYILEKFLQTYEKHCTGSQSCVSPTIKQGLQKCIANEMLIMKFVLTNVGTSSGNLHPVSLTPLLRTIRDERYRLGKELCIRGVQLNPQDIANLAILLELDGRTIYPFSKLEITHYVLDLWSMERLGVALPYSNLSSLVLDYSKCGDNGVHKLTSGLDGNRKLLTLSLCYCDLGPVSGSILATIVTQTAICNLFLNGNNLQCLGATELVKQIVDYAESLGQEKKANAFMYSNDTAQQILAANKNAEMDSNAASKMDDSTSLQSTTMGKKRKGLKKKSKKPDPGPWLAKLHLADNAIDGRFNETEQRIWEFIHHLTRLIKNSDHLVEIDINGNAIGEQCAAKILDALIDRKKEEMPRLKITVTPQISSVTFTAIFKSGSKISPTKKRKKKVTPSWGR from the exons ATGCCAAAGCtaaaagggaaaacaaaaacaaaacccaattcAGATATCTACATTCTCGAAAAGTTTCTGCAAACATATGAAAAGCATTGTACGGGATCCCAAAGTTGTGTCAGTCCAACTATCAAACAGGGCTTACAGAAATGTATAGCAAACGAGATGTTAATTATGAAG TTTGTGCTTACAAATGTGGGGACTTCATCAGGAAACTTGCATCCAGTTTCTCTTACTCCTTTGCTAAGGACTATTCGAGATGAACGTTATCGGCTGGGGAAAGAGCTCTGTATCAGGGGAGTTCAGTTAAATCCTCAAGACATTGCAAATCTT GCAATCTTACTAGAGCTGGATGGACGTACCATCTATCCATTTTCTAAATTAGAAATAACTCATTATGTGTTAGACCTTTGGTCAATGGAAAGACTTGGAGTAGCTTTGCCTTACAGCAATTTGAGTTCTCTTGTTCTGGATTATTCCAA ATGTGGAGATAATGGCGTCCATAAACTAACCTCTGGATTAGATGGGAATAGAAAGCTCTTAACTCTAAGTCTCTGCTACTGTGATCTAGGACCTGTAAGTGGGTCAATACTGGCAACCATTGTAACCCAAACTGCCATTTG CAATCTGTTCCTTAATGGTAACAACTTGCAATGTCTGGGTGCTACAGAACTCGTCAAACAAATAGTAGACTACGCAGAAAGCCTTGGacaagaaaagaaagcaaatgcCTTTATGTACAGCAATGATACTGCTCAACAAATTCTAG CAGCAAACAAAAATGCAGAAATGGATTCAAATGCTGCTTCCAAAATGGATGACTCTACATCATTGCAAAGCACTACgatggggaagaaaagaaaag GATTAAAGAAAAAAAGTAAGAAACCTGACCCTGGCCCCTGGTTAGCTAAACTGCATTTGGCTGATAATGCCATAGATGGAAGATTTAACGAAACAGAACAAAGGATCTGGGAGTTCATCCACCATTTGACACG TCTAATCAAGAATTCAGACCACCTAGTGGAAATCGATATCAATGGCAATGCTATAGGAGAGCAGTGTGCAGCCAAGATACTGGACGCTCTTATTGATCGAAAGAAAG AAGAAATGCCACGCTTAAAAATTACGGTAACTCCCCAGATTTCATCAGTGACCTTCACGGCAATTTTCAAGAGCGGCTCAAAAATCAGTCcaactaaaaaaagaaagaaaaag GTTActccaagctggggcagatga
- the LOC128352189 gene encoding uncharacterized protein LOC128352189 isoform X1: MPKLKGKTKTKPNSDIYILEKFLQTYEKHCTGSQSCVSPTIKQGLQKCIANEMLIMKFVLTNVGTSSGNLHPVSLTPLLRTIRDERYRLGKELCIRGVQLNPQDIANLAILLELDGRTIYPFSKLEITHYVLDLWSMERLGVALPYSNLSSLVLDYSKCGDNGVHKLTSGLDGNRKLLTLSLCYCDLGPVSGSILATIVTQTAICNLFLNGNNLQCLGATELVKQIVDYAESLGQEKKANAFMYSNDTAQQILAANKNAEMDSNAASKMDDSTSLQSTTMGKKRKGLKKKSKKPDPGPWLAKLHLADNAIDGRFNETEQRIWEFIHHLTRLIKNSDHLVEIDINGNAIGEQCAAKILDALIDRKKEEMPRLKITVTPQISSVTFTAIFKSGSKISPTKKRKKKKDPRTCMTKDCTFPSRLKSPFQELGDAQKWWRELVNDLIQSVLPIPFENIIDYINLTRAAHCNTSSWTQHLVERNAGAVTEKAQS, from the exons ATGCCAAAGCtaaaagggaaaacaaaaacaaaacccaattcAGATATCTACATTCTCGAAAAGTTTCTGCAAACATATGAAAAGCATTGTACGGGATCCCAAAGTTGTGTCAGTCCAACTATCAAACAGGGCTTACAGAAATGTATAGCAAACGAGATGTTAATTATGAAG TTTGTGCTTACAAATGTGGGGACTTCATCAGGAAACTTGCATCCAGTTTCTCTTACTCCTTTGCTAAGGACTATTCGAGATGAACGTTATCGGCTGGGGAAAGAGCTCTGTATCAGGGGAGTTCAGTTAAATCCTCAAGACATTGCAAATCTT GCAATCTTACTAGAGCTGGATGGACGTACCATCTATCCATTTTCTAAATTAGAAATAACTCATTATGTGTTAGACCTTTGGTCAATGGAAAGACTTGGAGTAGCTTTGCCTTACAGCAATTTGAGTTCTCTTGTTCTGGATTATTCCAA ATGTGGAGATAATGGCGTCCATAAACTAACCTCTGGATTAGATGGGAATAGAAAGCTCTTAACTCTAAGTCTCTGCTACTGTGATCTAGGACCTGTAAGTGGGTCAATACTGGCAACCATTGTAACCCAAACTGCCATTTG CAATCTGTTCCTTAATGGTAACAACTTGCAATGTCTGGGTGCTACAGAACTCGTCAAACAAATAGTAGACTACGCAGAAAGCCTTGGacaagaaaagaaagcaaatgcCTTTATGTACAGCAATGATACTGCTCAACAAATTCTAG CAGCAAACAAAAATGCAGAAATGGATTCAAATGCTGCTTCCAAAATGGATGACTCTACATCATTGCAAAGCACTACgatggggaagaaaagaaaag GATTAAAGAAAAAAAGTAAGAAACCTGACCCTGGCCCCTGGTTAGCTAAACTGCATTTGGCTGATAATGCCATAGATGGAAGATTTAACGAAACAGAACAAAGGATCTGGGAGTTCATCCACCATTTGACACG TCTAATCAAGAATTCAGACCACCTAGTGGAAATCGATATCAATGGCAATGCTATAGGAGAGCAGTGTGCAGCCAAGATACTGGACGCTCTTATTGATCGAAAGAAAG AAGAAATGCCACGCTTAAAAATTACGGTAACTCCCCAGATTTCATCAGTGACCTTCACGGCAATTTTCAAGAGCGGCTCAAAAATCAGTCcaactaaaaaaagaaagaaaaag AAGGATCCAAGGACATGCATGACCAAGGATTGCACATTTCCCTCCAGGCTGAAAAGTCCATTCCAGGAGTTGGGGGATGCACAGAAGTGGTGGCGAGAGCTAGTGAATGACCTGATTCAATCAGTCCTCCCCATTCCCTTTGAAAATATTATTGATTATATCAATTTGACTAGGGCTGCACATTGTAACACCAGCTCCTGGACTCAACATTTAGTTGAAAGAAATGCCGGGGCAGtgacagagaaagcccagtcctag
- the LOC128352189 gene encoding uncharacterized protein LOC128352189 isoform X5, which produces MPKLKGKTKTKPNSDIYILEKFLQTYEKHCTGSQSCVSPTIKQGLQKCIANEMLIMKFVLTNVGTSSGNLHPVSLTPLLRTIRDERYRLGKELCIRGVQLNPQDIANLAILLELDGRTIYPFSKLEITHYVLDLWSMERLGVALPYSNLSSLVLDYSKCGDNGVHKLTSGLDGNRKLLTLSLCYCDLGPVSGSILATIVTQTAICNLFLNGNNLQCLGATELVKQIVDYAESLGQEKKANAFMYSNDTAQQILAANKNAEMDSNAASKMDDSTSLQSTTMGKKRKGLKKKSKKPDPGPWLAKLHLADNAIDGRFNETEQRIWEFIHHLTRQHQQ; this is translated from the exons ATGCCAAAGCtaaaagggaaaacaaaaacaaaacccaattcAGATATCTACATTCTCGAAAAGTTTCTGCAAACATATGAAAAGCATTGTACGGGATCCCAAAGTTGTGTCAGTCCAACTATCAAACAGGGCTTACAGAAATGTATAGCAAACGAGATGTTAATTATGAAG TTTGTGCTTACAAATGTGGGGACTTCATCAGGAAACTTGCATCCAGTTTCTCTTACTCCTTTGCTAAGGACTATTCGAGATGAACGTTATCGGCTGGGGAAAGAGCTCTGTATCAGGGGAGTTCAGTTAAATCCTCAAGACATTGCAAATCTT GCAATCTTACTAGAGCTGGATGGACGTACCATCTATCCATTTTCTAAATTAGAAATAACTCATTATGTGTTAGACCTTTGGTCAATGGAAAGACTTGGAGTAGCTTTGCCTTACAGCAATTTGAGTTCTCTTGTTCTGGATTATTCCAA ATGTGGAGATAATGGCGTCCATAAACTAACCTCTGGATTAGATGGGAATAGAAAGCTCTTAACTCTAAGTCTCTGCTACTGTGATCTAGGACCTGTAAGTGGGTCAATACTGGCAACCATTGTAACCCAAACTGCCATTTG CAATCTGTTCCTTAATGGTAACAACTTGCAATGTCTGGGTGCTACAGAACTCGTCAAACAAATAGTAGACTACGCAGAAAGCCTTGGacaagaaaagaaagcaaatgcCTTTATGTACAGCAATGATACTGCTCAACAAATTCTAG CAGCAAACAAAAATGCAGAAATGGATTCAAATGCTGCTTCCAAAATGGATGACTCTACATCATTGCAAAGCACTACgatggggaagaaaagaaaag GATTAAAGAAAAAAAGTAAGAAACCTGACCCTGGCCCCTGGTTAGCTAAACTGCATTTGGCTGATAATGCCATAGATGGAAGATTTAACGAAACAGAACAAAGGATCTGGGAGTTCATCCACCATTTGACACG ccaacatcaacagtga
- the LOC128352189 gene encoding uncharacterized protein LOC128352189 isoform X2 yields MPKLKGKTKTKPNSDIYILEKFLQTYEKHCTGSQSCVSPTIKQGLQKCIANEMLIMKFVLTNVGTSSGNLHPVSLTPLLRTIRDERYRLGKELCIRGVQLNPQDIANLAILLELDGRTIYPFSKLEITHYVLDLWSMERLGVALPYSNLSSLVLDYSKCGDNGVHKLTSGLDGNRKLLTLSLCYCDLGPVSGSILATIVTQTAICNLFLNGNNLQCLGATELVKQIVDYAESLGQEKKANAFMYSNDTAQQILANKNAEMDSNAASKMDDSTSLQSTTMGKKRKGLKKKSKKPDPGPWLAKLHLADNAIDGRFNETEQRIWEFIHHLTRLIKNSDHLVEIDINGNAIGEQCAAKILDALIDRKKEEMPRLKITVTPQISSVTFTAIFKSGSKISPTKKRKKKKDPRTCMTKDCTFPSRLKSPFQELGDAQKWWRELVNDLIQSVLPIPFENIIDYINLTRAAHCNTSSWTQHLVERNAGAVTEKAQS; encoded by the exons ATGCCAAAGCtaaaagggaaaacaaaaacaaaacccaattcAGATATCTACATTCTCGAAAAGTTTCTGCAAACATATGAAAAGCATTGTACGGGATCCCAAAGTTGTGTCAGTCCAACTATCAAACAGGGCTTACAGAAATGTATAGCAAACGAGATGTTAATTATGAAG TTTGTGCTTACAAATGTGGGGACTTCATCAGGAAACTTGCATCCAGTTTCTCTTACTCCTTTGCTAAGGACTATTCGAGATGAACGTTATCGGCTGGGGAAAGAGCTCTGTATCAGGGGAGTTCAGTTAAATCCTCAAGACATTGCAAATCTT GCAATCTTACTAGAGCTGGATGGACGTACCATCTATCCATTTTCTAAATTAGAAATAACTCATTATGTGTTAGACCTTTGGTCAATGGAAAGACTTGGAGTAGCTTTGCCTTACAGCAATTTGAGTTCTCTTGTTCTGGATTATTCCAA ATGTGGAGATAATGGCGTCCATAAACTAACCTCTGGATTAGATGGGAATAGAAAGCTCTTAACTCTAAGTCTCTGCTACTGTGATCTAGGACCTGTAAGTGGGTCAATACTGGCAACCATTGTAACCCAAACTGCCATTTG CAATCTGTTCCTTAATGGTAACAACTTGCAATGTCTGGGTGCTACAGAACTCGTCAAACAAATAGTAGACTACGCAGAAAGCCTTGGacaagaaaagaaagcaaatgcCTTTATGTACAGCAATGATACTGCTCAACAAATTCTAG CAAACAAAAATGCAGAAATGGATTCAAATGCTGCTTCCAAAATGGATGACTCTACATCATTGCAAAGCACTACgatggggaagaaaagaaaag GATTAAAGAAAAAAAGTAAGAAACCTGACCCTGGCCCCTGGTTAGCTAAACTGCATTTGGCTGATAATGCCATAGATGGAAGATTTAACGAAACAGAACAAAGGATCTGGGAGTTCATCCACCATTTGACACG TCTAATCAAGAATTCAGACCACCTAGTGGAAATCGATATCAATGGCAATGCTATAGGAGAGCAGTGTGCAGCCAAGATACTGGACGCTCTTATTGATCGAAAGAAAG AAGAAATGCCACGCTTAAAAATTACGGTAACTCCCCAGATTTCATCAGTGACCTTCACGGCAATTTTCAAGAGCGGCTCAAAAATCAGTCcaactaaaaaaagaaagaaaaag AAGGATCCAAGGACATGCATGACCAAGGATTGCACATTTCCCTCCAGGCTGAAAAGTCCATTCCAGGAGTTGGGGGATGCACAGAAGTGGTGGCGAGAGCTAGTGAATGACCTGATTCAATCAGTCCTCCCCATTCCCTTTGAAAATATTATTGATTATATCAATTTGACTAGGGCTGCACATTGTAACACCAGCTCCTGGACTCAACATTTAGTTGAAAGAAATGCCGGGGCAGtgacagagaaagcccagtcctag
- the LOC128352189 gene encoding uncharacterized protein LOC128352189 isoform X4 — translation MPKLKGKTKTKPNSDIYILEKFLQTYEKHCTGSQSCVSPTIKQGLQKCIANEMLIMKFVLTNVGTSSGNLHPVSLTPLLRTIRDERYRLGKELCIRGVQLNPQDIANLAILLELDGRTIYPFSKLEITHYVLDLWSMERLGVALPYSNLSSLVLDYSKCGDNGVHKLTSGLDGNRKLLTLSLCYCDLGPVSGSILATIVTQTAICNLFLNGNNLQCLGATELVKQIVDYAESLGQEKKANAFMYSNDTAQQILAANKNAEMDSNAASKMDDSTSLQSTTMGKKRKGLKKKSKKPDPGPWLAKLHLADNAIDGRFNETEQRIWEFIHHLTRLIKNSDHLVEIDINGNAIGEQCAAKILDALIDRKKEEMPRLKITVTPQISSVTFTAIFKSGSKISPTKKRKKKKTK, via the exons ATGCCAAAGCtaaaagggaaaacaaaaacaaaacccaattcAGATATCTACATTCTCGAAAAGTTTCTGCAAACATATGAAAAGCATTGTACGGGATCCCAAAGTTGTGTCAGTCCAACTATCAAACAGGGCTTACAGAAATGTATAGCAAACGAGATGTTAATTATGAAG TTTGTGCTTACAAATGTGGGGACTTCATCAGGAAACTTGCATCCAGTTTCTCTTACTCCTTTGCTAAGGACTATTCGAGATGAACGTTATCGGCTGGGGAAAGAGCTCTGTATCAGGGGAGTTCAGTTAAATCCTCAAGACATTGCAAATCTT GCAATCTTACTAGAGCTGGATGGACGTACCATCTATCCATTTTCTAAATTAGAAATAACTCATTATGTGTTAGACCTTTGGTCAATGGAAAGACTTGGAGTAGCTTTGCCTTACAGCAATTTGAGTTCTCTTGTTCTGGATTATTCCAA ATGTGGAGATAATGGCGTCCATAAACTAACCTCTGGATTAGATGGGAATAGAAAGCTCTTAACTCTAAGTCTCTGCTACTGTGATCTAGGACCTGTAAGTGGGTCAATACTGGCAACCATTGTAACCCAAACTGCCATTTG CAATCTGTTCCTTAATGGTAACAACTTGCAATGTCTGGGTGCTACAGAACTCGTCAAACAAATAGTAGACTACGCAGAAAGCCTTGGacaagaaaagaaagcaaatgcCTTTATGTACAGCAATGATACTGCTCAACAAATTCTAG CAGCAAACAAAAATGCAGAAATGGATTCAAATGCTGCTTCCAAAATGGATGACTCTACATCATTGCAAAGCACTACgatggggaagaaaagaaaag GATTAAAGAAAAAAAGTAAGAAACCTGACCCTGGCCCCTGGTTAGCTAAACTGCATTTGGCTGATAATGCCATAGATGGAAGATTTAACGAAACAGAACAAAGGATCTGGGAGTTCATCCACCATTTGACACG TCTAATCAAGAATTCAGACCACCTAGTGGAAATCGATATCAATGGCAATGCTATAGGAGAGCAGTGTGCAGCCAAGATACTGGACGCTCTTATTGATCGAAAGAAAG AAGAAATGCCACGCTTAAAAATTACGGTAACTCCCCAGATTTCATCAGTGACCTTCACGGCAATTTTCAAGAGCGGCTCAAAAATCAGTCcaactaaaaaaagaaagaaaaag aaaaccAAGTGA